The Impatiens glandulifera chromosome 8, dImpGla2.1, whole genome shotgun sequence genome includes a window with the following:
- the LOC124913133 gene encoding agamous-like MADS-box protein AGL62, with protein sequence MKNAPSNSISNKMSKGRQRIPIDQRREKDEDCWNTFSKRRNGLYKKISDLSIDCGLDFIAMMFSPSGKLYSFTSPNMESIAVRLLNNQKLHNRDENDLLMEASYRSTLDELTRQFIEVSNLLDQEEEREKRIDTMVKARQMWSIIDTPISDLSDDQVNILKDSLNKIQDCVKERINQLNSN encoded by the coding sequence ATGAAGAATGCTCCTAGCAACTCGATATCCAACAAGATGTCCAAAGGCCGTCAAAGAATCCCCATTGACCAACGTCGGGAGAAGGATGAAGATTGTTGGAACACATTTTCTAAACGTCGTAATGGATTGTACAAAAAGATCAGTGACCTAAGCATTGATTGTGGTCTCGATTTTATTGCCATGATGTTCTCCCCATCAGGGAAGCTCTACTCTTTCACTTCCCCAAACATGGAGTCGATTGCAGTGAGACTTCTCAACAATCAAAAACTTCACAATAGAGATGAAAATGATTTACTTATGGAGGCCTCTTATAGATCAACATTGGATGAACTAACTCGTCAGTTTATCGAGGTGAGCAATCTTTTGGATCAAGAGGAAGAGAGGGAAAAAAGAATAGACACAATGGTTAAGGCACGCCAAATGTGGTCGATTATCGACACTCCTATTTCAGATCTTAGTGATGAtcaagttaacattttgaaagATTCACTAAATAAAATTCAGGATTGTGTGAAGGAAAGAATCAACCAACTCAACTCAAATTAA
- the LOC124912008 gene encoding subtilisin-like protease SBT3 has protein sequence MTFSWLLLLLLTTSSSANPVLGNERSLYILHMDLSLMPKPFTSNHHWYTSLTSSSTTTNNKNNVIYTYSNVADGFCAYLSKTELESVKASPSFVSSYHDKPISLRTTHTTDFLSLNRNNGLWPASDYGEGVVVGIVDTGVWPESRSFHDNITPVPDKWKGKCEEGEGFNASMCNSKLVCARSFNKGLLSIKPHVNLGLKSARDEDGHGTHCASTAAGGYVDNVDFFGYAEGTARGMAPHARVASYKIYWGVDVTTCDVLAAIDKAVEDGVDVLSLSFGVDTVIPFYENPIAIATFAAMEKGIVVAQAGGNSGPGFSSITDAIPWTITVGAGDTDRRFAGTLKLGNNMTIMGWTTFPLSATIDKLPLLYNETIALCDSVEYINTLPPSTVIICDNTNNWQEQFKIIAKSTIAAAIFVNDDPLLYVFSKFPWPGVAITSNEAISVIEYAKTRNHGSNPIASIKFKETIIGIKPAPKVATYTSRGPAMPYPGILKPDLIAPGTLILAAYTPNKPIAKVGTNINLSSDYVIVSGTSMACPHVAGIAALMRGAHPTWSPAAIQSALMTTANPLDNTNNPIQDNISNDLQYASPLAMGSGHIDPNRALDPGLVYDATARDYVNVLCYLNYTKEQIMTLTRTKRYNCTEPSPDANYPSFIVTYNDKSSSIVSMTFHRTLTNVGLGGATYEAKVVAPEGSKAVVHPTHLVFDKKYDKQSYSLKIEWKNENKRSNVSNGVLIWIEQNGNHTVRSPIVISPEFIA, from the coding sequence ATGACCTTTTCATGGCTTCTCCTCCTACTTCTAACAACATCATCCTCCGCCAATCCAGTTTTGGGCAATGAGAGATCCTTATACATACTCCATATGGATCTTTCTCTAATGCCAAAACCTTTCACTTCCAACCACCATTGGTACACTTCTCTAACTTCTTCTTCCACCACCaccaacaacaaaaacaatgtGATCTACACCTACTCCAATGTTGCCGATGGCTTTTGCGCCTACCTTTCCAAAACCGAGCTCGAATCCGTCAAGGCTTCACCCTCTTTCGTCTCGTCGTACCACGACAAACCTATTAGTCTCCGAACTACTCACACAACAGATTTTCTCTCGTTAAATCGCAACAATGGGTTATGGCCAGCCTCCGACTACGGAGAAGGAGTCGTGGTCGGAATTGTGGACACGGGAGTATGGCCGGAAAGTCGGAGCTTTCACGACAACATTACTCCCGTGCCCGATAAGTGGAAAGGAAAATGCGAGGAAGGAGAAGGTTTCAATGCATCCATGTGCAATTCTAAGTTAGTTTGTGCTAGGTCATTCAACAAGGGTTTACTATCCATCAAGCCACATGTCAACCTAGGGCTTAAATCGGCTCGAGACGAGGATGGACATGGCACGCATTGTGCTTCAACAGCAGCCGGCGGTTATGTAGATAATGTGGATTTCTTTGGATATGCTGAAGGAACGGCTCGTGGCATGGCACCTCATGCTAGGGTTGCTTCATACAAGATCTATTGGGGAGTGGACGTTACGACATGCGATGTACTAGCTGCCATCGACAAAGCGGTTGAAGATGGTGTTGATGTTTTGTCGCTCTCATTTGGTGTAGATACCGTCATCCCATTCTATGAAAATCCCATTGCTATTGCTACATTCGCGGCTATGGAGAAAGGTATCGTTGTAGCTCAAGCCGGAGGGAACTCGGGGCCAGGCTTTTCATCTATAACCGATGCAATCCCGTGGACAATAACAGTCGGTGCTGGGGACACCGATCGTAGGTTCGCGGGAACATTGAAACTAGGAAACAATATGACAATCATGGGATGGACTACTTTTCCTCTTAGTGCTACTATAGACAAGCTCCCACTATTGTATAACGAAACCATAGCCTTATGTGATTCCGTAGAGTATATTAATACATTACCTCCATCAACCGTGATAATATGCGACAACACTAACAATTGGCAAgaacaattcaaaataatcgCAAAGTCGACCATAGCCGCCGCCATTTTTGTCAACGACGACCCCTTGTTGTATGTTTTCTCAAAGTTTCCATGGCCCGGAGTTGCAATAACCTCAAACGAAGCTATATCGGTGATTGAATATGCAAAGACGAGAAACCATGGTTCCAATCCAATAGCCAGCATCAAGTTTAAGGAGACAATCATTGGAATCAAGCCAGCTCCAAAAGTTGCAACCTACACATCTCGAGGCCCTGCCATGCCTTATCCCGGTATCTTAAAGCCAGATTTGATAGCACCCGGGACCTTAATCCTAGCGGCGTATACTCCCAATAAGCCGATAGCAAAAGTCGGAACTAACATAAACCTATCAAGTGACTACGTTATAGTTTCCGGGACTTCAATGGCTTGCCCTCATGTGGCTGGCATTGCGGCTCTCATGCGTGGAGCTCACCCAACTTGGAGCCCCGCAGCCATCCAATCGGCTCTAATGACTACCGCCAATCCATTGGACAATACTAACAATCCTATCCAAGATAACATATCAAATGATCTTCAATATGCTTCTCCACTCGCTATGGGATCCGGTCATATTGATCCAAATCGAGCCCTCGATCCAGGTTTAGTCTATGATGCCACAGCTAGAGACTACGTCAATGTCTTGTGTTATTTGAACTATACAAAAGAACAAATCATGACATTGACTAGGACAAAGCGTTACAATTGCACTGAGCCATCACCGGATGCTAACTATCCATCATTTATAGTTACATATAACGATAAATCGTCGTCAATAGTATCAATGACATTTCATAGGACTTTGACAAATGTGGGATTAGGCGGTGCTACATACGAGGCTAAGGTGGTGGCACCTGAGGGCTCGAAGGCTGTAGTCCATCCGACACATCTCGTTTTTGATAAGAAATACGATAAACAAAGTTATAGCTTGAAGATTGAGTGGAAGAATGAAAATAAGAGGAGCAATGTTTCAAATGGTGTGTTGATTTGGATAGAGCAAAATGGAAATCACACTGTTAGGAGCCCTATTGTTATATCACCAGAATTTATTGCATAA